In Rhododendron vialii isolate Sample 1 chromosome 9a, ASM3025357v1, the following are encoded in one genomic region:
- the LOC131301548 gene encoding disease resistance protein RPM1-like → MAMIAVEVVVEKLATLLAEEAQFLGGVRRGVSELRDDLESMRSFLQDAESRTETEKGVETWVKQVRDAAHDTEDILDEFSFRLSLPSRPGRPNGNFVLSLQRFFHCIRHLRTRHRLAGQIEDVKMKIKDISNRRNAFSFRRIEDATSSSSTLNTWHDLRRASLFIDEADVVGIENPKRVLISWLLEGEKNLTAISVVGTGGVGKTTLVKKAYDCQVVKKYFDCRAWITVSNSFTAAELLRSALKDMLEETKERIPEGFDTMGELQVVNKLKEYLQEKRYVVVFDDVWSTNAWELMKFALPDCCSGSRIVFTTRKSDIAASIEIFSHVYRLQPLPEEEAWKLFCMKAFRRENKGVCPKELESMSRSILKKCGGLPLAIVAIGSLLSKKDKHVLEWTRVHDSLYSEMKSNSSLESLERILLLSYQDLPYHLKCCFLYLSIFPEDYLIKRMKIIRLWVVERFVEEKRGLTMEEAAEEYLHELVSRSMIQVVQIDYYNRVSTCRVHDVMREIIQLKSRNESFVLILNDKRMSLDEKIRRMAIHDSCEELPLDMRFPSLRSLLVFVPSMLLGKTFFKGFRLLGLLELDGTRLFEFPPELSEMILLRYLSLRRTMIRELPESIGKLKNLEILDLKFTPISTLPHGILKLKHLFQLRGYSHRFPKTHFPTTHGISLPVGIGGLIKLQKLGNVDVNGNGDMVREFGKLTELRRLGISKLKRENGMDLCYALEKLKHLSVLYIVSIGMTEPLLHLDSLSTPPRFIQRLYLKCRLPNLPKWIASLSYLAKLVLQYSNLNDDPLKALQGLPNLVVLELRDAYAGEELCCYDGGYPRLKKLGLLMLRQLKSVRMEQGTMPELRVLDIAACEKLETVPLGIQHLRNLQDLTVWNMPDEFHQKIERPHGEDCWRVQNVANIQLSKSSFNVAYAMSFGLTPAE, encoded by the exons ATGGCCATGATagcagtggaggtggtggtggaaaaatTGGCAACGCTCCTAGCAGAGGAAGCTCAATTCCTCGGCGGAGTTAGGAGGGGAGTTAGTGAGTTGCGTGATGATTTGGAAAGCATGAGATCTTTCCTGCAGGATGCCGAATCAAGAACTGAAACAGAAAAAGGCGTCGAAACGTGGGTAAAGCAAGTGAGAGACGCAGCCCATGATACCGAGGACATCCTGGATGAGTTTTCTTTCCGCTTGTCATTGCCGTCTCGACCGGGGCGGCCGAATGGTAATTTTGTCCTCTCTCTTCAGAGATTCTTTCACTGTATTCGCCACTTGAGGACCCGACACCGCTTAGCAGGACAGATAGAGGACGTAAAGATGAAGATCAAGGATATTTCCAATAGACGGAATGCGTTTTCGTTTAGAAGGATTGAGGACGCCACAAGCTCGTCTTCTACATTGAACACGTGGCATGATCTTCGACGTGCCTCTCTCTTCATAGACGAAGCTGATGTTGTGGGAATTGAGAATCCCAAACGTGTGTTGATTTCTTGGCTTCTAGAAGGAGAGAAGAATCTCACTGCTATCTCTGTGGTGGGGACGGGTGGTGTGGGGAAGACTACTCTGGTGAAGAAAGCTTATGATTGTCAAGTTGTTAAGAAGTACTTCGATTGCCGTGCTTGGATAACTGTTTCAAATTCGTTTACAGCAGCGGAGCTTCTACGATCTGCGCTAAAGGACATGTTGgaagaaacaaaagagagaattCCAGAGGGATTTGATACAATGGGCGAATTACAAGTGGTGAACAAGCTAAAGGAATATTTACAAGAAAAGAGGTACGTAGTTGTGTTTGATGATGTATGGAGCACAAATGCTTGGGAACTAATGAAATTTGCACTCCCCGATTGTTGTTCTGGTAGTAGAATAGTTTTCACTACGCGAAAAAGTGACATAGCAGCCTCTATAGAAATATTCAGTCATGTTTACCGTCTCCAACCTCTGCCAGAGGAGGAGGCTTGGAAACTCTTTTGCATGAAAGCTTTCCGAAGGGAAAACAAGGGTGTCTGCCCAAAAGAACTGGAGAGCATGTCTCGAAGTATATTAAAGAAGTGTGGGGGGTTGCCACTAGCAATTGTGGCAATAGGCAGCTTGTTGTCTAAGAAGGATAAACATGTTTTGGAATGGACGAGAGTGCATGACAGCCTTTATTCTGAGATGAAGAGTAACTCCAGCCTTGAGAGTCTTGAAAGAATACTTCTACTAAGTTACCAAGACTTACCATATCACCTTAAATGTTGCTTCTTGTACTTGAGCATTTTCCCGGAGGATTATTTAATCAAACGGATGAAAATAATTCGGCTGTGGGTTGTTGAAAGATTTGTGGAAGAGAAGCGAGGCCTCACCATGGAAGAGGCTGCAGAGGAATACCTACATGAACTTGTTAGTAGGAGTATGATTCAAGTAGTGCAAATAGACTACTACAACAGGGTTAGTACTTGTCGCGTGCACGATGTTATGCGCGAAATTATCCAGTTGAAATCCAGGAATGAGTCATTTGTTTTGATACTGAATGATAAAAGAATGTCACTCGATGAGAAGATTCGTCGAATGGCAATTCATGACAGTTGTGAGGAGCTCCCGTTGGACATGAGATTTCCTAGCCTCAGATCTCTATTGGTTTTTGTACCTTCAATGTTGTTGGGGAAGACcttttttaagggttttagATTGTTAGGGTTGTTGGAGCTTGATGGTACGCGGCTTTTCGAATTTCCTCCGGAGCTGTCCGAAATGATTCTCTTAAGATACTTGAGTTTGAGGAGGACGATGATAAGGGAGCTTCCGGAGTCCATTGGAAAGCTTAAGAACTTAGAAATACTAGATCTCAAATTCACTCCCATATCAACCCTGCCTCATGGGATATTGAAGTTAAAACATCTTTTCCAGTTGCGAGGCTATAGCCATAGATTTCCTAAAACGCATTTTCCCACCACACATGGGATTAGCCTTCCAGTAGGCATAGGAGGATTGATAAAGCTACAAAAGTTAGGAAATGTGGACGTGAATGGGAATGGCGATATGGTGAGAGAGTTTGGAAAGCTAACTGAGCTAAGGAGATTGGGAATCTCAAAACTGAAAAGAGAGAACGGGATGGACTTATGTTATGCTTTGGAGAAATTAAAGCACCTTTCCGTATTATACATAGTGTCCATAGGAATGACCGAACCCCTTCTCCATCTAGATTCTCTCTCAACACCTCCGCGGTTTATTCAACGCCTATATCTTAAGTGCAGATTACCGAATTTGCCTAAATGGATCGCTTCCCTCAGTTACCTAGCAAAGCTAGTCCTCCAATACTCCAATCTGAACGACGATCCACTGAAAGCACTTCAAGGATTACCAAACTTGGTGGTTCTTGAACTCCGCGATGCTTACGCAGGGGAAGAGTTATGTTGCTATGATGGAGGATACCCCAGGCTTAAAAAGCTTGGCCTCCTAATGTTAAGACAATTGAAGAGCGTAAGAATGGAGCAAGGAACAATGCCTGAGCTAAGAGTGCTAGATATTGCAGCCTGTGAGAAACTAGAAACGGTTCCATTGGGGATTCAGCACCTCAGAAACCTACAAGATCTAACAGTATGGAACATGCCTGACGAATTCCACCAGAAAATAGAGCGACCACATGGTGAAGATTGCTGGAGGGTTCAAAATGTTGCTAACATCCAGCTATCCAAGTCTTCCTTTAACGTGGCTTATGCCATGTCCTTTG GTCTAACGCCGGCTGAATAA
- the LOC131301547 gene encoding disease resistance protein RPM1-like — MAMIAVKVVVEKLATLLAEEAQFLGGVRRGVSELRDDLESMRSFLQDAESRTETEKGVETWVKQVRDAAHDTEDILDEFSFRLSLPSRPGRSNGNFVLSLQRFFHCIRHLRTRHRLAGQIEDVKMKIKDISNRRNAFSFIRIEDATSSSSTLNTWHDLRRASLFIDEADVVGIENPKRVLISWLLEGERNLTAISVVGTGGVGKTTLVKKAYDSQVVKKYFDCHAWITVSKSFTAAELLRSALKEMLEETKERIPEGFDTMGELQVVDKLKEYLQEKRYVVVFDDVWSTNAWELMKFALPDCCSGSRIVFTTRISDVAASIDIFSHVFRLKPLPEEDAWKLFCMKTFRRESKGVCPKELESMSRSILKKCGGLPLAIVAIGSLLSNKDKHVLQWMRVHDSLYSEMKSNSSLESLERILLLSYQDLPYHLKCCFLYLSVFPEDYLIKRMKIIRLWVVERFVEEKRGLTMEEAAEEYLNELVSRSMIQVVQIDYFNRVRTCRVHDVMREIIQLKSTNESFVLILNDKRMSLDEKIRRMAIHGSCEELPLDMRFPSLRSLLVFASSMSLGEAFFKGFRLLGLLELDGTLLFEFPVELSEMIHLRYLSLRRTMISELPESIGKLKNLEILDLKHTVISTLPHGILKLKHLFQLRGYGNSFHSSTHFPLTHGMSLPVGIGGLTKLQKLGNVEVNGNGDMVREFGKLTELRRLGILQLTRENGMDLCYALEKLKHLSALYMVSIRTTEPLLYLDSLSTPPRFIQRLYLKCRLPNLPKWIPSLSYLAKLVLQYSNLNDDPLKALQGLPNLVVLELRDAYAGKELCCDDGGYPRLKKLGLLMLGQLKSVRMEQGSMPELRALDIAACEKLEMVPLGIQHLRNLQDLTVWNMPDKFHQKIERPHGEDFWRVQNVTNIQLSKYSPFRVAYANSIGIIA, encoded by the exons ATGGCCATGATAGCagtgaaggtggtggtggaaaaatTGGCAACGCTCCTAGCAGAGGAAGCTCAATTCCTCGGCGGAGTTAGGAGGGGAGTTAGTGAGTTGCGTGATGATTTGGAAAGCATGAGATCTTTCCTGCAGGATGCCGAATCAAGAACTGAAACAGAAAAAGGCGTCGAAACGTGGGTAAAGCAAGTGAGAGACGCAGCCCATGATACCGAGGACATCCTGGATGAGTTCTCTTTCCGCTTGTCATTGCCGTCTCGACCGGGGCGGTCGAATGGTAATTTTGTCCTCTCTCTTCAGAGATTCTTTCACTGTATTCGCCACTTGAGGACCCGACACCGCTTAGCAGGACAGATAGAGGACGTAAAGATGAAGATCAAGGATATTTCCAATAGACGGAATGCGTTTTCGTTTATAAGGATTGAGGACGCCACGAGCTCGTCTTCTACATTGAACACGTGGCATGATCTTCGACGTGCTTCTCTCTTCATAGACGAAGCTGATGTTGTGGGAATTGAGAATCCCAAACGTGTGTTGATTTCTTGGCTTCTAGAAGGAGAGAGGAATCTTACTGCTATCTCTGTGGTGGGGACGGGCGGTGTGGGGAAGACTACTCTGGTGAAGAAAGCTTATGATAGTCAAGTTGTTAAGAAGTACTTTGATTGCCATGCTTGGATAACTGTTTCAAAGTCGTTTACAGCAGCGGAGCTTCTACGATCTGCGCTAAAGGAGATGTTGgaagaaacaaaagagagaattCCAGAGGGATTTGATACAATGGGCGAATTACAAGTGGTGGACAAGCTAAAGGAATATTTACAAGAAAAGAGGTACGTAGTTGTGTTTGATGATGTATGGAGCACAAATGCTTGGGAACTAATGAAATTTGCACTCCCCGATTGTTGTTCCGGTAGTAGAATAGTTTTCACTACGCGAATAAGTGACGTTGCAGCCTCTATAGACATATTCAGTCATGTTTTCCGTCTCAAACCTCTGCCAGAGGAAGACGCTTGGAAACTCTTTTGTATGAAAACTTTCCGAAGGGAAAGCAAGGGTGTCTGCCCAAAAGAATTGGAGAGCATGTCTCGAAGTATACTAAAGAAGTGTGGGGGGTTGCCACTAGCAATTGTGGCAATAGGCAGCTTGTTGTCTAACAAGGATAAACATGTTTTGCAATGGATGAGAGTGCATGACAGCCTTTATTCTGAGATGAAGAGTAACTCCAGCCTTGAGAGTCTTGAAAGAATACTTCTACTAAGTTACCAAGACTTACCATATCACCTTAAATGTTGCTTCTTGTACTTGAGTGTTTTCCCGGAGGATTATTTAATCAAACGGATGAAAATAATTCGGCTTTGGGTTGTTGAAAGATTTGTGGAAGAGAAGCGAGGCCTCACCATGGAAGAGGCTGCAGAGGAATACCTGAATGAACTTGTTAGTAGGAGTATGATTCAAGTAGTGCAAATAGACTACTTCAACAGGGTTAGGACTTGTCGCGTGCACGATGTTATGCGCGAAATTATCCAGTTGAAATCCACGAATGAGTCATTTGTTTTGATACTGAATGATAAAAGAATGTCACTGGATGAGAAGATTCGTCGAATGGCAATTCACGGCAGTTGTGAGGAGCTCCCGTTGGACATGAGATTTCCTAGCCTCAGATCTCTATTAGTTTTTGCGTCTTCAATGTCTTTGGGGGAGGCcttttttaagggttttagATTGTTAGGGTTGTTGGAGCTTGATGGTACGCTGCTTTTCGAATTTCCTGTGGAGTTGTCCGAAATGATTCACTTAAGATACTTGAGTTTGAGGAGGACGATGATAAGTGAGCTTCCGGAGTCCATTGGAAAGCTCAAGAACTTGGAAATACTAGATCTCAAACACACTGTCATATCAACCCTGCCTCATGGGATATTGAAGTTAAAACATCTTTTCCAGTTGCGAGGATATGGCAATAGTTTTCATTCATCAACGCATTTTCCCCTTACACACGGCATGAGCCTTCCAGTAGGCATAGGAGGATTGACAAAGCTACAAAAGTTGGGAAATGTAGAAGTGAATGGGAACGGTGATATGGTGAGAGAGTTTGGAAAGCTAACTGAGCTAAGGAGATTGGGAATCTTACAACTGACAAGAGAGAATGGGATGGACCTATGTTATGCTTTAGAGAAATTAAAGCACCTTTCCGCTTTATACATGGTGTCCATAAGAACAACCGAACCCCTTCTCTATCTAGATTCTCTCTCAACACCTCCGCGGTTTATTCAACGCCTGTATCTTAAGTGCAGATTACCGAATTTGCCTAAATGGATCCCTTCCCTCAGTTACCTAGCAAAGTTAGTCCTCCAATACTCCAATCTGAATGACGATCCACTGAAAGCACTTCAAGGATTACCAAACTTGGTGGTTCTTGAACTCCGTGATGCTTACGCAGGGAAGGAGTTATGTTGCGATGATGGAGGATACCCCAGGCTGAAAAAGCTTGGCCTCCTCATGTTAGGACAATTGAAGAGCGTAAGAATGGAGCAAGGATCAATGCCTGAGCTAAGAGCGCTAGATATTGCAGCCTGTGAGAAACTAGAAATGGTTCCATTGGGGATTCAACACCTCAGAAACCTACAAGATCTAACAGTATGGAATATGCCTGACAAATTCCACCAGAAAATAGAGCGACCACATGGTGAAGATTTCTGGAGGGTTCAAAATGTTACAAACATCCAGCTATCCAAGTACTCACCCTTTCGCGTGGCTTATGCCAATTCCATTG GTATAATCGCCTAA
- the LOC131301552 gene encoding uncharacterized protein LOC131301552: protein MSSTYLRRGPPSPPRSPATLITTSDHHVSGSNFGEHPQHLARIAKTYGFVLDSNWDALHRQGMAGKRSDYVLFVGIVPGIYESWIAWRVYVEVHCNVQLSSQPAQLRTDYPPLLVPLEANVDGHGGANTCMYIAMFFSFLFARCKYVQANVDGPGEHDSEDSKGTLQEVTL, encoded by the exons ATGTCCTCCACCTACCTACGCCGAGGACCCCCATCACCACCACGTTCGCCGGCGACCCTCATCACCACCTCCGACCACCACGTCAGTGGCTCCAACTTCGGCGAGCACCCCCAACACCTCGCGAGAATCGCGAAAACCTACGGATTTGTCTTAGATTCAAATTGGGACGCACTCCACCGCCAAg GAATGGCTGGAAAAAGGTCCGATTATGTTCTTTTTGTTGGAATAGTCCCTGGAATATATGAAAGTTGGATAGCTTGGAGGGTGTATGTCGAAGTTCATTGCAATGTGCAATTGTCGTCTCAACCTGCTCAACTCCGCACCGATTACCCACCTTTGCTTGTACCTTTGGAAGCAAACGTGGACGGCCATGGTGGTGCAAATACGTGCATGTACATTGCaatgttcttttcctttctctttgctCGGTGCAAATATGTGCAAGCAAACGTGGATGGCCCTGGTGAACATGACTCGGAAGACTCCAAAGGGACCTTGCAAGAAGTGACACTCtag
- the LOC131299542 gene encoding protein FAR-RED IMPAIRED RESPONSE 1-like, producing the protein MSPWELWAKLAAISQVRISYSAHIVRMISGCSSATTFPQLIFVGGTSQQQLRVMFSFPSPSYLMLSDSISSTLPPRPSGDNEQELEELLSGDSEQVVEEVSSGSSKQGCDEICSNEDGKEAIENSEQIVEEPKVGMIFDTQDEAYRYYSRYAQQMGFAVARRNSKKGKDGNVRHVCFECNRGGKARVKTSNPVQPRPQTKCDCRARLNLSTNSNGKWKISRVALEHNHENSPGKARFHKNYRVLDEHVKRKLLLNDKAGIKTYKTYDSLQIEAGGPENLPFLPKDCRNYVDNERHKLLVEGDAEAMHSYFMKMKADNSNFFFAMDLDDEGRLVNVFWADARSRAACKEFGDVVTFDTTYLVNKYDMPFAPFIGVNHHGQSILLGCGLISHEDTKSFSWLFKTWMTCMWECAPKAIITDQCMSMKNAIEEVLPNTRHRWCIWHILKKVPEKLGKYDAYKSISTSLRNAVYDSLTIEEFEDAWDVFIKKYQLQDNEWLHGLYLERNRWVPAFVKDVFWAGMSSTQRSESMNSYFDGYINSKTTLKQFVEQYGNALAKKVENEKYEDTKDLHSYIPCITAAELEKQFQNAYTHAKFKEFHAEFIGKLNCSLKERKVCDVWSEYEVQEDMTFGEVGEEWTKRVPFIVEFNGETNEANCNCRLFEFRGMVCRHQLMVFHERRVQKVPEKYVLRRWRKNLKRAHTKIRINYDNSSSTIEARRHDNMCNLFNEVADLAEDSQEKYDKVMGRLRELKRELIECSDDCGSNKASDTPNDSCPLGDGVLPSKESRKILDPVALRRKGRPPTKRKQGYVEKLGKKKREPKKKTLSNEKAKVYGF; encoded by the exons ATGTCTCCTTGGGAATTGTGGGCGAAGCTGGCTGCTATCTCCCAGGTCCGTATATCGTATAGTGCTCACATTGTCAG AATGATATCTGGTTGTTCTTCCGCTACAACGTTCCCTCAATTGATATTTGTGGGAGGCACTTCTCAACAGCAGTTGAGA GTGATGTTTTCGTTTCCATCACCATCGTATTTGATGTTGTCGGATTCCATTTCGTCAACACTGCCTCCTCGACCGAGTGGAGACAATGAACAAGAACTAGAAGAGTTATTAAGTGGAGACAGTGAACAAGTAGTAGAAGAGGTATCGAGTGGTTCTTCAAAACAAGGCTGTGATGAGATATGTAGTAATGAGGATGGAAAGGAGGCAATAGAAAATTCTGAACAAATAGTTGAGGAACCAAAGGTTGGAATGATATTCGATACACAAGATGAAGCTTACCGGTATTACTCAAGATATGCTCAACAAATGGGATTTGCTGTGGCAAGAAGAAACTCGAAAAAGGGAAAAGATGGAAACGTGAGACATGTATGTTTTGAATGCAATCGTGGTGGAAAGGCGAGGGTGAAAACAAGCAATCCAGTCCAACCACGACCACAAACAAAATGTGATTGTCGAGCTCGGCTTAATTTGTCTACAAACTCAAATGGAAAGTGGAAGATAAGTCGGGTTGCCTTGGAGCACAATCATGAAAATAGCCCGGGAAAGGCCAGGTTTCACAAGAACTATAGGGTGCTTGATGAACATGTGAAAAGAAAGCTCCTACTGAATGATAAAGCAGGGATTAAGACATACAAGACTTATGACTCACTTCAAATTGAAGCAGGGGGACCTGAGAACCTTCCATTTCTTCCCAAAGACTGCCGAAATTATGTGGATAATGAGCGACATAAATTACTTGTTGAAGGAGATGCTGAGGCAATGCATAGCTATTTCATGAAGATGAAAGCGGACAATTCTAACTTCTTTTTTGCCATGGATTTGGATGATGAGGGTCGATTAGTGAATGTTTTCTGGGCTGATGCAAGGAGTAGGGCAGCTTGTAAGGAGTTTGGGGATGTTGTGACGTTTGACACAACATACTTGGTAAACAAGTATGACATGCCTTTTGCTCCATTTATAGGTGTGAACCATCACGGTCAGTCAATTTTATTAGGATGTGGTCTCATCTCTCATGAAGACACCAAGTCATTCTCGTGGTTATTTAAGACTTGGATGACATGCATGTGGGAATGTGCTCCCAAAGCAATTATTACCGATCAATGTATGTCCATGAAGAATGCTATAGAAGAAGTACTCCCTAACACTCGACACCGGTGGTGCATATGGCATATCTTGAAAAAAGTGCCAGAAAAATTGGGAAAGTACGACGCGTATAAATCAATTTCAACTTCTTTGCGCAATGCAGTTTATGATTCACTGACAATAGAAGAAtttgaggatgcttgggatGTATTCATCAAAAAGTACCAACTCCAAGATAATGAATGGTTACATGGGTTGTACTTAGAGAGGAATCGATGGGTGCCGGCTTTTGTGAAAGATGTATTTTGGGCAGGAATGTCATCCACACAAAGAAGTGAGAGTATGAATTCATATTTTGATGGTTACATCAACTCAAAGACGACCTTGAAACAATTTGTAGAGCAATATGGGAATGCATTGGCTAAAAAGGTGGAAAATGAGAAATATGAAGATACGAAAGATTTGCACTCTTACATCCCGTGCATAACTGCAGCTGAGTTAGAAAAGCAATTTCAAAATGCTTACACGCATGCGAAGTTTAAAGAGTTTCATGCCGAATTTATTGGGAAACTTAATTGTtctttgaaagaaagaaaagtatgTGATGTTTGGTCAGAATATGAGGTACAAGAAGACATGACATTTGGAGAAGTTGGAGAGGAATGGACAAAACGTGTACCATTTATTGTCGAGTTTAATGGTGAGACCAATGAAGCAAATTGTAATTGTCGATTATTTGAGTTTAGAGGAATGGTGTGTCGACATCAATTGATGGTGTTCCATGAAAGAAGAGTTCAAAAAGTACCTGAGAAGTATGTCTTGAGAAGATGGAGAAAAAATCTGAAAAGGGCTCATACTAAAATTCGAATCAACTACGATAACTCTTCATCAACAATTGAAGCACGCCGGCATGACAACATGTGCAATCTCTTTAATGAGGTTGCCGATTTGGCGGAAGATTCTCAAGAGAAGTATGATAAGGTGATGGGACGGCTACGAGAGCTAAAACGAGAGTTGATTGAATGTTCGGATGATTGTGGTAGTAATAAGGCTTCCGATACTCCAAATGATTCTTGTCCACTTGGAGATGGAGTTCTACCTTCCAAAGAGAGCAGGAAGATCCTTGACCCGGTAGCTCTCCGTCGAAAAGGGAGACCGCCAACGAAAAGAAAGCAAGGTTATGTTGAAAAACTTGgtaagaagaagagagaaccaaaaaagaagacattGTCAAACGAAAAGGCGAAGGTATAcggtttttga